The proteins below come from a single Ostrinia nubilalis chromosome Z, ilOstNubi1.1, whole genome shotgun sequence genomic window:
- the LOC135086840 gene encoding staphylococcal nuclease domain-containing protein 1, translating to MSAPAPSPAYKIGIVKQVLSGDTVVIRRQPQGGPPPEKVIALSGITAPKLARQRPANNDVETKDEPFAWEAREFLRKKLVGKEVIFTAEKPPNSATREYGSVWAGKDPTKDENVTEGLLAEGLAKVRDGGRNIPQLKRLVEIEDVAKSQGKGIWGSDLQDHVRDIKWSVENPKAFVNRHNGQPIKAIIEYVRDGSTVRLCLLPDFNQITLMLSGIRCPAVKQDGDSEPYAEEARFFLESKLLQKDVEVILESVNNNNFVGTILHPQGNIAEALLRQGFAKCVDWSLAVMKSGASTLRAAERAAKDSKLRIWTNYTSTAPIIAAKDKEFTATVTEVVNGDALVVRMPNNATKKIFLASIRPPREKNSPDEEGKQSPRPKGFKPLYDIPWMFEARESLRKKLVGKKVNVTVDYIQPAKDNFPEKSCCTVMAGGQNIAELLVSKGFATVVRYRNDNDQRSSHYDKLLEAELKAQKAGIGVHAKKDIPAHRIQDTSGDSAKAKKFFPFLKRAQKTEATVEFVASGSRMRLYIPKESVLVTFLLAGINCPRGSRPGVGGGPMQAAEPFGEEALAFTKEKCLQHDVIVTIEEMDKAGNFIGWLWVDNENLSVSLVEHGLASMHHTAEASEFARAIKNAEESAIKKRIGVWRDFVEIEKETEKERNQPIQDRVVKYEKVFITEITAEGHFYAQNVDLGTKLETLMEKIHQDFKSNAPLPGSYMPRRGQICAARFSLDDQWYRAKVEKLTDDKKAHIFYIDYGNREVVSVTRLAPLPPGTESEPAYASEFQLCCVKFPSDPDERAEAVAAFGADTLNKKLLMNIETRGAPPSVTLVDPATNTDLGKNLIKEGLVLMEFVRDHRLMAMVAEYRAAQDHAKSSRLNLWRHGDITDDDAVEFGARR from the exons ATGAGTGCTCCAGCACCTTCGCCTGCTTACAAAATCGGAATAGTGAAGCag GTATTATCAGGAGATACAGTGGTCATAAGAAGACAGCCCCAGGGCGGCCCGCCCCCCGAGAAAGTGATTGCTCTCTCTGGCATCACTGCACCAAAGTTAGCCCGCCAAAGGCCAGCCAACAA CGATGTCGAGACCAAAGATGAACCTTTTGCTTGGGAAGCACGTGAGTTCCTCAGGAAGAAACTCGTTGGCAAAGAAGTAATCTTTACTGCTGAAAAACCTCCCAACTCTGCCACTAGAGAGTATGGCTCTGTTTGGGCTGGCAAAGACCCTACTAAAGATGAAAATGTAACCGAAGGCTTGCTCGCTGAAGGGCTTGCTAAGGTCAGAGATGGGGGCCGTAATATTCCCCAGCTGAAGAGACTAGTTGAAATTGAAGATGTTGCTAAATCACAAGGGAAAGGCATCTGGGGCTCTGATCTTCAG GATCATGTTCGTGACATCAAATGGAGCGTTGAGAATCCGAAGGCGTTTGTTAACAGGCACAATGGGCAGCCAATCAAGGCTATCATAGAATATGTACGTGATGGATCCACGGTCAGACTGTGTCTTTTGCCTGATTTTAACCAAATCACGCTGATGCTATCAGGAATAAGG TGCCCTGCTGTAAAGCAAGATGGTGATTCAGAACCTTACGCTGAGGAAGCCCGATTCTTCCTTGAATCCAAGCTTCTACAGAAAGATGTGGAAGTCATCCTTGAGTCAGTAAACAACAACAACTTTGTCGGCACGATTCTGCACCCTCAAGGAAACATTGCAGAAGCACTCCTGAGACAAGGATTTGCGAAATGCGTTGACTGGTCATTGGCAGTAATGAAATCAG GTGCGTCCACTCTGAGAGCTGCCGAGCGCGCGGCCAAAGACTCCAAGCTGCGAATCTGGACCAACTACACCAGCACGGCCCCTATCATCGCGGCGAAGGACAAGGAGTTCACCGCCACCGTCACGGAGGTCGTCAACGGCGACGCCCTCGTCGTGAGGATGCCCAATAACGCCACCAAGAAAATCTTTCTGGCCAGCATCAGACCACCACGTGAAAA GAACAGCCCCGATGAGGAAGGCAAGCAATCTCCCAGGCCGAAAGGATTCAAGCCTCTGTACGACATCCCGTGGATGTTCGAAGCCCGCGAGTCTCTCCGAAAGAAGCTCGTCGGCAAGAAGGTCAACGTCACCGTGGACTACATCCAACCGGCCAAGGACAACTTCCCGGAGAAGTCCTGCTGCACTGTCATGGCTGGTGGACA GAACATTGCCGAGCTACTGGTGAGCAAAGGCTTCGCTACAGTCGTGAGGTACAGGAACGACAACGACCAGAGAAGCTCGCACTACGACAAACTCCTGGAGGCCGAACTGAAAGCCCAGAAGGCCGGCATCGGCGTGCACGCCAAGAAAGACATTCCCGCCCACCGCATCCAGGACACCAGCGGCGACTCCGCCAAGGCGAAGAAGTTCTTCCCCTTCCTGAAGAGAGCTCAAAAGACTGAAGCGACAGTTGAATTTGTTGCGAGCGGTTCGCGCATGAGGCTGTACATTCCTAAGGAGTCTGTGCTCGTGACTTTCCTGCTGGCCGGTATCAACTGCCCGCGGGGGTCGCGGCCCGGCGTCGGCGGCGGGCCCATGCAGGCCGCCGAGCCCTTCGGCGAGGAGGCGCTCGCCTTCACCAAGGAGAAGTGCCTGCAGCACGACGTCATCGTCACCATCGAGGAGATGGACAAGGCCGGCAACTTCATCGGCTGGCTCTGGGTGGACAACGAGAACCTGTCCGTCTCCCTGGTGGAGCACGGCCTGGCCTCCATGCACCACACCGCCGAGGCATCGGAGTTCGCGCGCGCCATCAAGAACGCGGAGGAAAGCGCCATCAAGAAGCGCATCGGCGTCTGGAGAGACTTCGTGGAAATCGAGAAGGAAACTGAAAAGGAAAGGAACCAACCGATCCAGGATCGCGTCGTCAAGTACGAGAAAGTGTTCATCACTGAAATCACTGCGGAGGGTCACTTCTACGCTCAGAACGTAGACTTGGGCACGAAATTGGAGACCTTGATGGAAAAGATTCACCAGGATTTCAAGTCGAACGCCCCACTGCCCGGGTCCTACATGCCCCGACGAGGGCAAATTTGCGCAGCGCGCTTCTCATTGGACGACCAGTGGTACAGGGCTAAGGTTGAGAAGCTGACTGACGACAAAAAAGCGCACATATTCTACATCGACTATGGAAACCGTGAG GTTGTGAGCGTGACCCGCCTAGCCCCGCTCCCGCCAGGCACTGAGAGCGAGCCAGCCTACGCGAGCGAGTTCCAGCTATGCTGCGTCAAGTTCCCATCCGACCCCGACGAGCGGGCGGAGGCGGTGGCGGCTTTCGGCGCCGACACGCTGAACAAGAAACTGCTCATGAACATCGAGACGCGTGGAGCCCCGCCATCCGTCACCCTCGTCGACCCCGCCACCAATACTGATCTTGGCAAG AACCTGATCAAGGAGGGCCTGGTGCTGATGGAGTTTGTGCGCGACCACCGACTCATGGCGATGGTGGCGGAGTACCGCGCGGCGCAGGACCACGCCAAGAGCTCGCGCCTCAACCTGTGGCGCCACGGAGACATCACCGACGACGACGCCGTGGAGTTCGGAGCGCGCCGCTAG